Proteins encoded together in one Luteimonas fraxinea window:
- a CDS encoding GH25 family lysozyme, with translation MHSATRFVRALASLPETDRAWLRAVLAACADGPIALSEAWQRAWFSPRPGTGLILQPDAGAAYLYVEAAQAGERDRLAAETLSAAVLLADMARCGIATTHPVAHATPGAFRCIGNIFDKPRVAMEHGTPRIVLNAAGDYTEDPSEIRSAGGDVRYVGHPFGPEASALLLQFTSGVMAIRADARTTALRDSLAPERTRPTRVEAEGAPEPTDADAASPDLAHEAPPHTAWDAAAWPGNAPSASASRPTRRRRAHRCPRWVAALVACKLCVAFGVAIGVYVDDVAELLAVSQDISADAHPGPLPPSQSPTASVPPPAIPETWPTPLREDHDLDPHDATADIPQPAPSPLLGTDISQWSGHGARGASAVFDAVPDLHFAFVRVAYGRRLDHEFHSNWQLMAERDIYRGAYVFLRLDEDPIAQVDNAVDALGPATSRDLCLAIDFEELSFTPRGPPHDTQDVARIVLAALERARHRLGCMPLLYTNWSMGSTYLHDPQFAQYPLWIADWTDAPAPRLPPAWTTFAFWQRSDRLPASPSAADLDLFPGTPADLARLLRH, from the coding sequence ATGCATTCCGCCACCCGATTCGTGCGGGCGCTGGCCAGCCTGCCGGAGACCGACCGCGCCTGGCTGCGCGCCGTGCTGGCCGCCTGCGCGGACGGCCCCATCGCGCTCAGCGAGGCATGGCAACGGGCGTGGTTTTCACCGCGCCCCGGGACCGGGCTGATCCTCCAGCCGGACGCCGGGGCCGCCTACCTCTACGTCGAGGCCGCGCAGGCGGGCGAACGCGACAGACTGGCGGCGGAGACCCTGTCCGCCGCCGTGCTGCTCGCCGACATGGCGCGCTGCGGTATCGCCACCACGCACCCTGTCGCGCACGCCACACCCGGCGCCTTCCGCTGCATCGGCAACATCTTCGATAAGCCGCGCGTCGCCATGGAGCACGGCACGCCGCGCATCGTGCTCAATGCGGCGGGCGACTACACCGAGGATCCCTCCGAGATCCGCAGCGCCGGCGGCGACGTGCGGTATGTCGGGCATCCCTTCGGCCCCGAAGCCTCCGCACTGCTGCTGCAGTTCACCAGCGGCGTAATGGCAATCCGGGCCGACGCGAGGACCACCGCGCTTCGCGATTCGCTCGCGCCCGAGCGCACCCGTCCCACGCGCGTCGAGGCGGAGGGGGCACCGGAGCCCACGGACGCGGATGCGGCATCGCCAGACTTGGCGCACGAGGCCCCACCCCACACGGCGTGGGATGCGGCGGCATGGCCGGGCAATGCGCCTTCAGCATCGGCATCGCGCCCGACGCGTCGGCGCCGCGCGCATCGCTGCCCCAGGTGGGTGGCCGCCCTCGTCGCCTGCAAGCTCTGCGTGGCGTTCGGCGTCGCCATCGGCGTGTATGTGGACGATGTCGCCGAACTCCTGGCGGTGTCGCAGGACATCAGCGCCGATGCGCATCCCGGCCCCCTCCCACCCTCCCAAAGCCCCACCGCATCCGTGCCACCGCCGGCAATACCGGAGACGTGGCCCACGCCTCTGCGCGAGGACCACGACCTGGATCCGCATGATGCGACCGCAGACATACCGCAGCCCGCGCCATCCCCCCTGCTCGGCACCGACATCTCCCAGTGGTCCGGCCACGGCGCGCGGGGCGCCAGCGCGGTGTTCGATGCCGTGCCGGACCTACATTTCGCCTTCGTCCGGGTGGCCTATGGCCGGCGCCTGGACCACGAGTTCCACAGCAACTGGCAACTGATGGCCGAACGCGACATCTATCGGGGCGCCTACGTGTTTCTCAGGCTCGACGAGGACCCCATCGCCCAGGTCGACAACGCCGTCGACGCCCTGGGGCCGGCCACGTCCCGGGATCTCTGCCTGGCCATCGACTTCGAGGAACTCAGTTTCACTCCGCGCGGCCCGCCCCACGACACACAAGACGTTGCGCGCATCGTGCTGGCCGCGCTCGAGCGCGCACGGCACCGCCTGGGCTGCATGCCGCTGCTCTACACCAACTGGAGCATGGGCAGCACCTACCTGCACGATCCGCAGTTCGCGCAATACCCGCTCTGGATTGCCGACTGGACCGACGCCCCCGCCCCGCGCCTGCCGCCGGCATGGACCACCTTCGCGTTCTGGCAGCGCTCCGATCGGCTGCCGGCAAGCCCCAGCGCCGCGGACCTCGACCTCTTCCCCGGCACGCCGGCAGACCTGGCGCGCTTGCTCCGCCACTGA